A single genomic interval of Cyprinus carpio isolate SPL01 chromosome B24, ASM1834038v1, whole genome shotgun sequence harbors:
- the LOC109049860 gene encoding myeloid differentiation primary response protein MyD88 → MASKSSIDYEAIPITALNCSFRKKLGLYLNPTNAVAADWRTVAEMMDFTYLEIKNFENREYPFEKVLKEWETRPEATVENLLSILKKAERKDVISDLKDMIDDDCRKYLERQQRKPVQVPVVDSCGPRTQEREGITLYDDPQGLTPETFDAFICYCKSDFQFVHEMIKELEQTKYNLKLCVFDRDVLPGTCVWTIASELIEKRCKRMVVVISDDYLDSDACDFQTKFALSLCPGTHSKCLIPVVYKTMEKPFPSILRFLTICDYTRPSTQVWFWTRLAKALSLP, encoded by the exons ATGGCATCAAAATCAAGTATAGACTATGAAGCGATTCCAATAACAGCTTTAAACTGTAGTTTTCGAAAGAAACTGGGGCTGTATTTGAATCCAACAAACGCAGTGGCAGCAGACTGGAGGACAGTCGCCGAAATGATGGACTTCACCTACCTGGAGATCAAAAACTTCGAGAACAGAGAGTATCCCTTTGAAAAGGTGTTAAAGGAGTGGGAAACTCGTCCAGAGGCAACAGTAGAAAATTTGCTGTCGattttaaaaaaagctgaaaGGAAAGATGTTATATCTGACCTCAAAGATATGATAG ATGATGACTGCAGGAAGTATTTGGAAAGACAACAGCGGAAGCCTGTCCAGGTTCCAGTGGTGGACAGCTGTGGGCCGCGCACACAGGAGCGAGAAGGCATCACACTGTATGATGATCCACAAG GACTGACACCGGAGACCTTTGATGCTTTCATCTGCTATTGTAAGAGTGACTTCCAGTTTGTGCATGAGATGATCAAAGAGTTGGAACAGACTAAATACAACCTGAAGCTGTGTGTCTTTGACCGAGACGTCCTTCCTGGCACGTGCGTGTGGACCATCGCCAGTGAGCTCATAGAGAAAAG GTGCAAGAGGATGGTGGTAGTCATTTCTGATGACTATCTGGACAGTGATGCATGTGACTTTCAGACCAAGTTCGCACTCAGCCTTTGCCCAG GAACTCACTCTAAATGTCTAATCCCTGTTGTCTACAAAACCATGGAGAAGCCTTTTCCCAGCATTCTCCGTTTTCTGACCATCTGTGATTACACCAGACCCTCCACACAGGTCTGGTTCTGGACCCGGCTGGCCAAGGCGCTTTCTCTGCCCTGA
- the LOC109050256 gene encoding cryptochrome DASH isoform X1 produces the protein MSASRTVICLLRNDLRLHDNEVFHWAQRNADHIIPLYCFDPRHYQGTYHFNFPKTGPFRLRFLLDSVKDLRATLKKRGSTLLVRQGKPEDVVSDLIQQLGSVTAVAFHEEVASEEKSVEKKLKDICCQNKVKVQTFWGSTLYHRDDLPFSHIRGLPDIYTQFRKVVEGQGRVRPVLSTPEQVKSFPLGLEEGTMPTFEGLGQTEPVEDCRSAFPCRGGETEALARLKHYFWDTNAVATYKETRNGMLGVDYSTKFSPWLALGCISPRYIYEQIKKYEAERTANQSTYWVIFELLWRDYFKFVGLKYGNRVFHMNGLQDKHVSWKTDMTLFNAWKEGRTGVPFVDANMRELALTGFMSNRGRQNVASFLTKDLGLDWRLGAEWFEYLLVDHDVCSNYGNWLYSAGIGNDPRENRKFNMIKQGLDYDNNGDYVRQWVPELRGIKGGDVHTPWTLSNSALSHAQVSLNETYPSPVITAPEWSRYINNKSVSRVHQQKEGRAHHTHQDNTKTEALTSTSPRIRVSEEEVSWKSAFSAAGHHK, from the exons ATGTCCGCTTCTCGTACGGTCATATGTCTGCTGAGGAACGACCTGCGTCTGCATGATAACGAG GTGTTTCATTGGGCTCAAAGGAATGCCGATCACATAATCCCCCTCTACTGCTTCGACCCGCGGCATTACCAGGGCACCTATCACTTTAACTTTCCTAAGACTGGTCCATTCCGTTTACGTTTCCTCCTGGACAGTGTGAAAGACCTGAGGGCCACACTGAAGAAACGGGGCAG CACACTGTTGGTGAGACAAGGGAAGCCGGAGGATGTTGTTAGTGATTTGATTCAGCAGCTGGGTTCAGTCACAGCTGTGGCTTTTCACGAGGAG GTGGCGTCAGAGGAAAAGTCAGTGGAGAAGAAGCTAAAGGACATCTGCTGCCAAAACAAAGTCAAAGTTCAGACTTTCTGGGGTTCCACACTTTACCACAGAGACGATCTGCCATTCAGTCACATTAGAGG GTTACCTGATATTTACACCCAGTTTAGGAAAGTAGTTGAAGGACAGGGCAGAGTGCGACCTGTCCTTTCCACCCCGGAGCAGGTTAAATCTTTTCCCCTTGGACTGGAGGAGGGCACCATGCCGACATTTGAAGGCCTGGGACAGACAG AGCCAGTGGAGGACTGCCGCTCGGCCTTCCCATGCCGCGGTGGAGAGACTGAGGCTCTTGCTAGGCTGAAACATTACTTTTGGGATACA AATGCTGTTGCAACTTATAAGGAGACCCGGAATGGCATGCTCGGAGTTGACTATTCCACAAAATTTTCTCCATG GCTTGCGTTGGGCTGCATATCACCCAGGTACATCTATGAGCAGATTAAGAAGTATGAGGCCGAACGAACCGCCAACCAAAGCACATACTG GGTCATATTTGAACTTCTGTGGAGAGATTACTTCAAGTTTGTGGGTTTAAAATATGGAAACAGAGTATTTCATATGAATG GTCTGCAAGACAAGCATGTGTCCTGGAAGACAGATATGACATTGTTCAATGCATGGAAGG AGGGGAGAACTGGGGTGCCGTTTGTAGATGCGAACATGAGGGAGCTTGCACTGACAGGATTCATGTCCAACAGAGGACGTCAAAATGTGGCCAGCTTTTTGACCAAAGACTTGGGCTTAGACTGGAGACTGGGCGCTGAGTGGTTTGAGTATTTACTG GTGGACCATGACGTCTGCAGCAACTATGGAAACTGGCTCTATAGTGCTGGAATAGGAAATGACCCACGAGAAAACCGGAAGTTTAATATGATCAAACAAGGACTGGACTATGACAATAAC GGGGACTATGTGCGACAGTGGGTTCCAGAGCTTCGAGGAATTAAAGGTGGGGATGTTCACACCCCCTGGACCCTCAGCAACTCTGCACTCTCGCACGCCCAGGTTTCGCTCAACGAAACATACCCTTCCCCTGTCATCACAGCGCCCGAGTGGAGTCGCTACATCAACAACAAATCTGTAAG TCGGGTCCACCAGCAAAAGGAAGGAAGGGCTCATCATACACACCAAGACAACACAAAGACAGAGGCACTGACTTCTACTTCTCCAAGAATAAGAGTCTCTGAGGAGGAGGTGTCGTGGAAAAGTGCTTTTTCTGCTGCTGGGCATCACAAATAG
- the LOC109050256 gene encoding cryptochrome DASH isoform X2 yields MSASRTVICLLRNDLRLHDNEVFHWAQRNADHIIPLYCFDPRHYQGTYHFNFPKTGPFRLRFLLDSVKDLRATLKKRGSTLLVRQGKPEDVVSDLIQQLGSVTAVAFHEEVASEEKSVEKKLKDICCQNKVKVQTFWGSTLYHRDDLPFSHIRGLPDIYTQFRKVVEGQGRVRPVLSTPEQVKSFPLGLEEGTMPTFEGLGQTEPVEDCRSAFPCRGGETEALARLKHYFWDTNAVATYKETRNGMLGVDYSTKFSPWLALGCISPRYIYEQIKKYEAERTANQSTYWVIFELLWRDYFKFVGLKYGNRVFHMNGLQDKHVSWKTDMTLFNAWKEGRTGVPFVDANMRELALTGFMSNRGRQNVASFLTKDLGLDWRLGAEWFEYLLVDHDVCSNYGNWLYSAGIGNDPRENRKFNMIKQGLDYDNNGDYVRQWVPELRGIKGGDVHTPWTLSNSALSHAQVSLNETYPSPVITAPEWSRYINNKSSGPPAKGRKGSSYTPRQHKDRGTDFYFSKNKSL; encoded by the exons ATGTCCGCTTCTCGTACGGTCATATGTCTGCTGAGGAACGACCTGCGTCTGCATGATAACGAG GTGTTTCATTGGGCTCAAAGGAATGCCGATCACATAATCCCCCTCTACTGCTTCGACCCGCGGCATTACCAGGGCACCTATCACTTTAACTTTCCTAAGACTGGTCCATTCCGTTTACGTTTCCTCCTGGACAGTGTGAAAGACCTGAGGGCCACACTGAAGAAACGGGGCAG CACACTGTTGGTGAGACAAGGGAAGCCGGAGGATGTTGTTAGTGATTTGATTCAGCAGCTGGGTTCAGTCACAGCTGTGGCTTTTCACGAGGAG GTGGCGTCAGAGGAAAAGTCAGTGGAGAAGAAGCTAAAGGACATCTGCTGCCAAAACAAAGTCAAAGTTCAGACTTTCTGGGGTTCCACACTTTACCACAGAGACGATCTGCCATTCAGTCACATTAGAGG GTTACCTGATATTTACACCCAGTTTAGGAAAGTAGTTGAAGGACAGGGCAGAGTGCGACCTGTCCTTTCCACCCCGGAGCAGGTTAAATCTTTTCCCCTTGGACTGGAGGAGGGCACCATGCCGACATTTGAAGGCCTGGGACAGACAG AGCCAGTGGAGGACTGCCGCTCGGCCTTCCCATGCCGCGGTGGAGAGACTGAGGCTCTTGCTAGGCTGAAACATTACTTTTGGGATACA AATGCTGTTGCAACTTATAAGGAGACCCGGAATGGCATGCTCGGAGTTGACTATTCCACAAAATTTTCTCCATG GCTTGCGTTGGGCTGCATATCACCCAGGTACATCTATGAGCAGATTAAGAAGTATGAGGCCGAACGAACCGCCAACCAAAGCACATACTG GGTCATATTTGAACTTCTGTGGAGAGATTACTTCAAGTTTGTGGGTTTAAAATATGGAAACAGAGTATTTCATATGAATG GTCTGCAAGACAAGCATGTGTCCTGGAAGACAGATATGACATTGTTCAATGCATGGAAGG AGGGGAGAACTGGGGTGCCGTTTGTAGATGCGAACATGAGGGAGCTTGCACTGACAGGATTCATGTCCAACAGAGGACGTCAAAATGTGGCCAGCTTTTTGACCAAAGACTTGGGCTTAGACTGGAGACTGGGCGCTGAGTGGTTTGAGTATTTACTG GTGGACCATGACGTCTGCAGCAACTATGGAAACTGGCTCTATAGTGCTGGAATAGGAAATGACCCACGAGAAAACCGGAAGTTTAATATGATCAAACAAGGACTGGACTATGACAATAAC GGGGACTATGTGCGACAGTGGGTTCCAGAGCTTCGAGGAATTAAAGGTGGGGATGTTCACACCCCCTGGACCCTCAGCAACTCTGCACTCTCGCACGCCCAGGTTTCGCTCAACGAAACATACCCTTCCCCTGTCATCACAGCGCCCGAGTGGAGTCGCTACATCAACAACAAATCT TCGGGTCCACCAGCAAAAGGAAGGAAGGGCTCATCATACACACCAAGACAACACAAAGACAGAGGCACTGACTTCTACTTCTCCAAGAATAAGAGTCTCTGA